The following proteins are encoded in a genomic region of Neospora caninum Liverpool complete genome, chromosome XI:
- a CDS encoding Superoxide dismutase, related, with translation MSFLFSSGTFECPPLPYDYNALEPYISSTSLKYHHDYHHEGYVKTLNKLVKGTEFENKSLEDIIRSSSGTLFNNAAQAWNHTFFWNSMKPNGGGDPTGLVKDEIDRCFSSFSNFKEEFTDVASKHFGSGWAWLVWCNEKRRLEVMDTHDAGNPITKRKWPILTCDLWEHGYYLDTQNDRGKYIKAWWSVVNWDFANMKLEKAMRGEPIEEAVGGGQ, from the exons ATGTCGTTCCTCTTCAGCAGCGGCACTTTTGAGTGCCCTCCACTGCCCTACGACTACAACGCGCTCGAGCCGTATATCAGTTCGACGTCTCTCAAGTACCATCATGACTATCACCATGAGGGGTACGTGAAGACCCTGAACAAGTTGGTCAAAGGCACCGAGTTCGAGAATAAGAGCCTTGAGG ACATTATCAGGAGCTCCAGTGGAACCCTTTTCAACAACGCTGCCCAAGCCTGGAACCATACCTTTTTCTGGAACTCGATGAAGCCCAATGGCGGCGGCGACCCGACGGGTCTCGTGAAGGACGAAATCGACAGAtgcttctcctcgttctctaATTTCAAAGAGGAGTTCACCGATGTGGCCTCGAAGCACTTTGGTTCCGGCTGGGCCTGGCTCGTCTGGTGTaacgagaagaggcgcctgGAGGTGATGGACACCCACGACGCAGGCAACCCCATCACAAAACGGAAATGGCCGATTTTGACCTGCGATCTCTGGGAGCACGGATACTACCTCGACACTCAGAACGATCGAGGCAAATACATCAAGG CTTGGTGGAGCGTGGTGAACTGGGACTTCGCCAATATGAAGCTGGAAAAAGCCATGCGCGGCGAGCCCATCGAGGAGGCAGTCGGAGGCGGCCAGTGA